A single genomic interval of Psychroserpens sp. NJDZ02 harbors:
- a CDS encoding FAD-dependent oxidoreductase gives MLFDTLIIGGGAAGLSCALVLGSGLSKPFADGKKVAIITHQKTSHLQNALFNNVLGLTPGTLGKDLLSDGKLQLANLYPDVIQIDNEKVEEITETEFDFKVTTNKTTYTTKRVVIAVGYTNLLNIKGLENYIKPHPKAALEKDRIWLENTDHLIKNNLYVAGTLAGWRSQFAIASGSGAHVATDILTLWNNGKHTKIHDKH, from the coding sequence ATGCTATTTGATACTTTAATAATTGGTGGTGGCGCAGCGGGATTATCTTGCGCTTTAGTTTTAGGTTCTGGATTAAGCAAACCATTTGCTGACGGTAAAAAGGTTGCCATAATTACCCATCAAAAAACTTCGCATTTACAAAATGCCCTGTTTAATAACGTTCTAGGACTAACACCTGGCACTTTAGGAAAAGACCTATTAAGTGACGGAAAATTACAGTTAGCTAATTTGTACCCAGACGTTATACAGATTGATAATGAAAAAGTTGAAGAGATAACAGAAACCGAATTCGACTTTAAAGTCACTACTAACAAAACCACTTACACAACAAAACGTGTTGTGATAGCTGTTGGCTATACTAACTTATTAAATATAAAAGGACTAGAAAACTACATCAAACCGCACCCGAAAGCTGCTTTAGAAAAAGATAGAATTTGGTTAGAAAACACCGATCATTTAATTAAAAACAACCTATATGTCGCTGGAACGTTAGCCGGTTGGAGAAGTCAATTTGCGATTGCTTCTGGAAGTGGCGCACATGTTGCCACAGATATTTTAACCCTTTGGAATAATGGGAAGCACACCAAAATACACGATAAACATTAA
- a CDS encoding MarC family protein, with translation MTINFKEIFTVFMVLFAVIDIVGNIPIIIDLRKKVGHIQSEKASIIAGTILIAFLFLGNSILELIGINVSSFAVAGSFILFFIALEMILGITLYKEEETNPITASVFPLAFPLIAGPGSLTTLLSLRAEYDIKNIIIAVILNVLVIYFVLKTSRRIERLIGQNGINIIRKVFGVILLAIAVKLFTDNIKVLLA, from the coding sequence ATGACTATAAATTTTAAAGAAATATTTACGGTATTCATGGTTCTTTTTGCAGTTATCGATATTGTAGGTAACATTCCAATAATCATTGATTTACGCAAAAAAGTAGGACACATACAAAGTGAAAAAGCATCTATTATTGCTGGAACCATATTAATTGCTTTTTTGTTTTTAGGAAATAGCATACTTGAACTAATTGGTATTAACGTAAGCTCTTTTGCGGTAGCAGGTTCTTTCATATTGTTTTTTATTGCACTAGAAATGATATTAGGCATCACCTTATATAAGGAAGAAGAAACAAACCCAATAACAGCATCTGTATTCCCTCTAGCCTTCCCACTAATCGCAGGACCAGGAAGCTTAACAACCTTATTATCCTTGCGTGCAGAATATGACATCAAAAATATTATTATAGCTGTTATATTAAATGTACTTGTTATTTATTTTGTACTAAAAACATCTAGACGTATAGAACGCCTAATTGGACAAAACGGAATAAACATTATCAGAAAGGTATTTGGTGTTATATTACTAGCCATAGCCGTAAAGCTGTTTACAGACAATATCAAAGTCCTTTTAGCCTAA